In Romboutsia lituseburensis, a genomic segment contains:
- a CDS encoding aminopeptidase, protein MDFERNLDKYAELAVKVGVNIQPGQTLLVRSPIECAPFVRKVLVHAYNVGAKHVHIEWSDEQCTLLKYLNAPEESFNEFPKWTSDQYVDIAKEGGAFLTIYAQDPDLLKDVDPQRVANFQKASAMALKEWRSYTLSDKCKWSIVSIPTESWAKKIFPNVSTSEAIDKLWEAIFKCSRVEGQDPIKAWKKHNEDLKLRMNFLNEKNFKTLKFKSAKTDITMELPEGHIWLSGASEDPNGINFNPNIPTEEVFTMPHKYEVNGVVYSTKPLVYGGNVIDNFSLTFKDGKIVDFTAEKGAETLGKLIDTDEGSHYLGEVALVPFKSPISDTNIVFFNTLYDENASCHFALGSAYKTCIKDGDQIKEGESDKHGVNESLTHVDFMIGSNDMNIIGETYDGEKIQIFKDGNWAF, encoded by the coding sequence ATGGATTTTGAAAGAAATTTAGATAAATATGCTGAACTTGCAGTAAAAGTAGGTGTAAACATACAACCAGGACAAACTTTACTTGTAAGATCTCCTATAGAGTGTGCTCCTTTCGTAAGAAAGGTTTTAGTTCATGCTTATAATGTTGGTGCAAAACACGTACATATAGAATGGTCTGATGAACAATGTACTTTATTAAAGTATTTAAATGCTCCAGAGGAGTCATTTAATGAATTCCCTAAATGGACATCTGATCAATATGTTGATATAGCTAAAGAAGGCGGAGCATTCTTAACTATATATGCTCAGGATCCAGATTTATTAAAAGATGTTGATCCTCAAAGAGTTGCTAATTTCCAAAAAGCTTCAGCTATGGCTTTAAAGGAATGGAGATCTTATACATTATCAGATAAATGTAAATGGAGTATAGTATCTATACCAACAGAATCATGGGCTAAAAAGATATTCCCTAATGTATCTACTTCAGAAGCTATTGATAAATTATGGGAAGCTATATTCAAATGTTCAAGAGTTGAAGGTCAAGACCCTATTAAAGCTTGGAAAAAACATAATGAAGACTTAAAATTAAGAATGAATTTCTTAAATGAAAAGAATTTTAAAACATTAAAATTTAAATCTGCTAAAACAGATATAACTATGGAATTACCAGAAGGTCATATTTGGTTAAGCGGTGCATCTGAAGACCCTAATGGTATAAACTTTAATCCTAATATACCAACTGAAGAAGTTTTTACTATGCCTCATAAATATGAAGTTAATGGTGTTGTTTATAGTACAAAACCCCTTGTATATGGAGGTAATGTTATAGACAACTTCTCTTTAACTTTCAAAGATGGTAAAATAGTTGATTTTACCGCTGAAAAAGGTGCTGAGACGTTAGGTAAACTTATAGATACAGATGAAGGTTCTCACTATTTAGGAGAGGTTGCATTGGTTCCATTTAAGTCACCTATATCTGATACTAATATAGTATTCTTCAATACTTTATATGATGAAAATGCATCTTGCCATTTTGCTTTAGGTTCTGCTTATAAAACTTGTATTAAAGATGGAGACCAAATCAAAGAAGGAGAATCTGATAAGCATGGAGTAAACGAAAGTTTAACTCACGTTGACTTTATGATTGGTTCTAATGATATGAACATAATTGGAGAAACTTACGATGGAGAAAAAATCCAAATATTCAAAGATGGAAACTGGGCATTTTAA
- a CDS encoding carbohydrate kinase family protein: MIEKREPYSLVFGVSVFDICGFTDRNYRCNDSNPGKVKTSFGGVCRNIAECMARVGVNTKFISILGDDEAGNRMVEHSKVMNYDMSESLIIRGGHTPTYMAILDEQGEMVSAVVDMKIIDMFTTEFIDSKADIIKNSEYMILDSDRPDIVEYIIKTFSEDTKFILDPVSAAKAKTVKHLIKYFHTVKPNRYEAEIMCGFKIHNDEDLRKAGKYFIDLGIENVFITLDEDGIYYNNGSDEGKIKANDVKVVNVTGAGDSFVAGIANGYMKSTNIVDTVKYAIAMSTITISTEETIHPDMSQDLVQKYVNEIDWTEEKYSK, encoded by the coding sequence ATGATTGAAAAAAGAGAGCCTTATTCATTAGTTTTCGGAGTATCAGTTTTTGATATATGTGGATTTACAGATAGAAATTACAGATGTAATGACTCAAATCCAGGTAAAGTAAAAACTTCTTTTGGAGGCGTTTGTAGAAATATAGCAGAGTGCATGGCTAGAGTAGGTGTAAATACTAAATTTATATCTATTTTAGGAGATGATGAAGCAGGAAATAGAATGGTTGAACATTCTAAAGTAATGAATTATGATATGAGTGAATCTTTAATCATAAGAGGTGGTCACACACCTACATATATGGCTATCTTAGATGAGCAGGGAGAGATGGTATCTGCTGTAGTTGACATGAAAATAATAGACATGTTTACAACAGAGTTTATAGACTCAAAAGCAGATATAATTAAAAACTCAGAATATATGATACTAGATTCAGATAGACCTGATATTGTAGAATATATAATAAAGACATTTAGTGAAGATACTAAATTTATATTAGACCCTGTATCGGCAGCTAAAGCCAAAACAGTAAAACATTTAATAAAATATTTCCATACTGTAAAGCCGAATAGATATGAAGCTGAAATAATGTGTGGATTCAAAATACACAATGATGAAGACTTAAGAAAAGCTGGAAAGTATTTTATAGACTTAGGTATAGAAAATGTGTTTATTACACTAGATGAAGATGGTATATACTATAATAATGGATCAGATGAAGGTAAGATAAAAGCTAATGATGTTAAAGTTGTTAATGTTACTGGAGCTGGAGATTCATTTGTGGCAGGAATAGCAAATGGATATATGAAATCTACGAATATAGTAGATACTGTAAAATATGCAATAGCAATGTCAACAATAACTATATCGACAGAGGAAACTATACATCCAGATATGTCACAAGATCTAGTTCAAAAATATGTTAATGAAATAGACTGGACAGAAGAAAAATATAGTAAATAA